In Jejubacter calystegiae, the following are encoded in one genomic region:
- the glpE gene encoding thiosulfate sulfurtransferase GlpE: MDQFETITIEETHQKLKQGSAVLVDIRDPQSFALAHVPDAFHLTNDTLVSFMQQTDFETPVIVMCYHGVSSQGAAQYLLQQGFEQVYSVAGGFEAWHRQFPEQVSHEAG, from the coding sequence ATGGATCAGTTTGAAACAATCACGATTGAAGAGACGCACCAGAAACTGAAACAGGGCAGTGCGGTACTGGTGGATATTCGCGATCCGCAAAGTTTCGCCCTGGCTCACGTGCCGGACGCGTTTCACCTCACCAATGACACCCTGGTGTCTTTTATGCAGCAAACCGACTTCGAAACGCCGGTGATAGTGATGTGCTATCACGGCGTGAGTAGCCAGGGGGCGGCCCAGTATCTGCTGCAGCAGGGCTTCGAGCAGGTTTATAGCGTGGCGGGCGGTTTCGAGGCCTGGCATCGCCAGTTCCCCGAACAAGTCAGCCATGAGGCCGGTTAA
- the glpD gene encoding glycerol-3-phosphate dehydrogenase, with translation METKDLIVIGGGINGAGIAADAAGRGLSVLMLEAQDLACATSSASSKLIHGGLRYLEHYEFRLVSEALAEREVLLKLAPHIAFPMRFRLPHRPHLRPAWMIRTGLFLYDHLGKRTSLPGSCGLRFGADSVLKPEIVRGFEYSDCWVDDARLVLANAQMVVRKGGEVLTRTRATSARRENGLWIVEAEDIDTGERFSWQARGLVNATGPWVKSFFDEGLHLPSPYGIRLIKGSHIVVPRAHNQPQSYILQNEDKRIVFVIPWLDEFSIIGTTDQEYHGDPQDVKIDDGEIDYLLKVYNAHFKKQLSRNDIVWTYSGVRPLCDDESDSPQAITRDYTLDVHDEHGKAPLLSVFGGKLTTYRKLAEHAMEKLTHYYSNIGPAWTKTGVLPGGEFQGNRDDYAAELRRRHSWLSESLARHYAHTYGSNSEKIFENVHSLSDLGEDFGHEFYEAELRYLVEHEWVRKLDDAIWRRTKLGMWLNEEQQARVAQWLAEHPGKTALSLAS, from the coding sequence ATGGAAACCAAAGATCTGATTGTTATAGGTGGCGGCATCAACGGTGCCGGTATCGCGGCAGACGCCGCCGGACGCGGCCTCTCCGTGCTGATGCTCGAGGCCCAGGATCTGGCTTGCGCCACCTCTTCCGCCAGTTCCAAACTGATTCACGGTGGCCTGCGCTACCTGGAACATTATGAATTCCGCCTGGTTAGCGAAGCGCTGGCCGAGCGTGAAGTACTGTTGAAGCTGGCCCCCCATATCGCCTTCCCGATGCGCTTCCGCCTGCCGCACCGTCCGCACCTGCGCCCGGCCTGGATGATCCGCACCGGACTGTTTCTGTACGATCACCTGGGTAAGCGCACCAGCCTTCCGGGTTCCTGTGGTTTGCGTTTTGGCGCGGATTCGGTCCTGAAGCCGGAAATCGTGCGCGGTTTCGAATATTCTGACTGCTGGGTGGATGACGCCCGTCTGGTGCTGGCGAATGCCCAGATGGTGGTGCGTAAAGGCGGTGAAGTGCTGACCCGTACCCGTGCCACCTCGGCCCGCCGCGAAAACGGTCTCTGGATTGTGGAAGCCGAGGATATCGATACCGGCGAGCGTTTCAGCTGGCAGGCGCGCGGTCTGGTCAACGCTACCGGCCCCTGGGTGAAATCCTTCTTTGACGAAGGGCTGCATCTGCCTTCGCCTTACGGCATCCGCCTGATCAAAGGTAGCCACATCGTGGTGCCACGCGCTCATAATCAGCCTCAGTCCTACATTCTGCAGAACGAAGATAAGCGTATTGTGTTTGTGATTCCGTGGCTGGACGAGTTTTCGATTATCGGAACCACGGACCAGGAATATCACGGCGATCCGCAGGACGTGAAGATCGATGACGGTGAAATCGATTACCTGCTGAAGGTCTACAACGCACACTTTAAAAAACAGCTCAGCCGCAACGATATTGTCTGGACCTACTCCGGCGTGCGTCCGCTGTGCGATGACGAATCCGATTCGCCGCAGGCCATCACCCGCGACTACACCCTGGACGTCCACGACGAGCACGGCAAAGCACCGCTGCTGTCAGTGTTCGGCGGTAAGCTTACCACCTACCGCAAGCTGGCTGAGCACGCCATGGAAAAACTGACCCACTACTACAGCAATATCGGTCCGGCCTGGACCAAAACCGGAGTTCTGCCCGGTGGTGAATTCCAGGGCAATCGCGACGACTATGCTGCAGAGCTGCGCCGTCGCCATAGCTGGCTCAGCGAAAGCCTGGCGCGCCACTACGCCCACACCTACGGTAGCAACAGCGAGAAGATTTTTGAGAATGTCCACTCACTGAGCGATCTGGGTGAGGATTTCGGTCACGAGTTCTATGAAGCCGAACTGCGCTACCTGGTGGAACACGAGTGGGTGCGCAAGCTGGACGACGCCATCTGGCGCCGCACCAAACTCGGCATGTGGCTGAACGAAGAACAGCAGGCCCGCGTGGCCCAGTGGCTGGCGGAACATCCCGGCAAGACCGCGTTATCGCTGGCGTCCTAA